The Emys orbicularis isolate rEmyOrb1 chromosome 21, rEmyOrb1.hap1, whole genome shotgun sequence genome has a segment encoding these proteins:
- the C21H19orf33 gene encoding immortalization up-regulated protein, which translates to MDCNRAAAVGSDPKKHEAGKKEGHPHHPGHPKHKDGHSSSDSSSSSSESDGEHHGKPHGPGHEHKKKKEKKLNKEKKPKEKKEKSKEKKSH; encoded by the exons ATGGATTGTAACCGGGCGGCGG ctgTTGGCTCAGACCCCAAGAAACATGAGGCGGGGAAGAAAGAGGGGCACCCGCATCACCCGGGGCACCCCAAGCACAAg GACGGGCACAGCTCCTcggactccagcagcagctccagtgaGAGCGACGGGGAGCACCATGGCAAG ccccacgGCCCAGGCCACGAGCACaagaagaagaaggagaagaAGCTGAATAAGGAGAAGAAGCCGAAGGAGAAGAAGGAGAAGTCCAAGGAGAAGAAGAGCCACTGA